The Streptomyces cynarae genome contains a region encoding:
- a CDS encoding MATE family efflux transporter produces MTQAPATPRALGRRHDREIVALAVPAFGALIAEPLFVMADSAIVGHLGTAQLAGLGVASALLTTAVSIFVFLAYATTAAVARRVGAGDLRSAIRQGMDGIWLALLLGAAVIAVVLPTAPGIVTLFGASPTAAPYATTYLRISALGIPAMLVVLAATGVLRGLQDTRTPLYVAVAGFLANAALNAGLVYGADLGIAGSAWGTVAAQCGMAAAYLYVVVRGARRHGASLRPDAAGIRACAQAGAPLLVRTLSLRAILMIATAVAARLGDADIAAHQIILSLWSLLAFALDAIAIAGQAIIGRYLGADDAWGARAACRRMVQWGIVAGLVLGVLVLVARPLFLPLFTSDSAVKDTALPALLMVAVSQPVCGIVFVLDGVLMGAGDGPYLAWAMVVTLAVFAPVALLVPTLGGGLTALWAAMTLMMTIRMLTLWLRARSGRWIVTGATR; encoded by the coding sequence ATGACCCAGGCTCCCGCGACACCCCGCGCCCTTGGACGTCGGCACGACCGGGAGATCGTCGCACTGGCCGTTCCGGCCTTCGGCGCACTCATCGCGGAGCCCCTCTTCGTGATGGCCGACAGCGCGATCGTCGGCCATCTCGGCACCGCGCAGCTGGCCGGCCTCGGCGTCGCCTCGGCGCTTCTCACCACCGCAGTCAGCATCTTCGTCTTTCTCGCCTACGCGACCACGGCCGCGGTCGCGCGCCGCGTCGGCGCGGGCGATCTACGATCCGCCATCCGCCAGGGCATGGACGGCATCTGGCTCGCGCTGCTGCTGGGAGCGGCCGTCATCGCCGTCGTCCTGCCCACGGCGCCCGGCATCGTGACCCTCTTCGGCGCCTCGCCGACCGCGGCCCCGTATGCCACCACATATCTGCGGATCTCGGCACTCGGCATCCCCGCGATGCTGGTGGTGCTGGCCGCCACCGGCGTCCTGCGTGGACTGCAGGACACGAGGACACCGCTGTACGTGGCGGTCGCGGGCTTCTTGGCGAACGCCGCCCTCAACGCAGGGCTCGTCTACGGCGCGGACCTGGGCATCGCCGGATCCGCGTGGGGCACCGTCGCCGCGCAGTGCGGGATGGCGGCCGCGTATCTGTACGTCGTCGTCCGCGGCGCCCGTCGGCACGGCGCCTCGCTACGACCGGACGCGGCCGGGATACGTGCCTGCGCACAGGCGGGGGCACCGCTGTTGGTCCGTACGCTCTCGCTGCGGGCGATCCTCATGATCGCAACGGCCGTCGCCGCGCGGCTCGGGGACGCCGACATCGCCGCGCACCAGATCATCCTGTCCCTGTGGAGCCTGCTCGCGTTCGCGCTGGACGCGATCGCCATCGCAGGACAGGCCATCATCGGGCGCTATCTCGGCGCGGACGACGCGTGGGGCGCCCGCGCAGCATGCCGCCGCATGGTGCAGTGGGGCATCGTCGCCGGCCTCGTGCTCGGAGTGCTGGTGCTCGTGGCCCGGCCGCTGTTCCTCCCGTTGTTCACCAGCGACTCCGCGGTGAAGGACACGGCACTGCCCGCCCTGCTGATGGTGGCGGTGTCGCAGCCCGTATGCGGGATCGTCTTCGTCCTGGACGGAGTCCTGATGGGTGCGGGCGACGGGCCGTACCTCGCCTGGGCGATGGTCGTCACCCTTGCCGTATTCGCACCCGTGGCCCTGCTCGTCCCCACGCTCGGCGGCGGACTCACCGCCCTCTGGGCGGCGATGACGCTGATGATGACAATCCGCATGCTGACCCTGTGGCTGCGCGCTCGCTCCGGCCGCTGGATCGTGACGGGCGCGACGCGCTGA
- a CDS encoding GNAT family N-acetyltransferase, with the protein MSTPALAALPIRRLTPRDLRACADLSEDRGWPREEHKWGLLLAAGKGYGIDDPEGGLVTACVVTEYGSSYRPDLCAVGMVLVAERHARQGVGRRLMRHVVAESGTTPLTLYATPYGRPLYEELGFKAIGSSEMVRGHFTAGGPSPTVSTRPATGEDLATLVRLDEEVFGADRTHMITRLPAFADQLRVAEEKGRIIGYAAAWPNMDTHVLGPLVARDAETAKALVASLAAHTDRPLRTDVDVRHEGLLTWLKERGLASVGVNAVMTYGIPDLPGDWTRRFAPLTVAAG; encoded by the coding sequence GTGTCGACACCTGCCCTCGCCGCTCTGCCCATTCGCCGTCTGACCCCCCGCGACCTCCGTGCCTGCGCCGACTTGTCCGAGGACCGTGGTTGGCCCCGCGAGGAACACAAGTGGGGCCTGCTCCTGGCCGCCGGGAAGGGATACGGCATCGACGATCCCGAGGGTGGTCTCGTCACCGCGTGTGTCGTCACCGAGTACGGATCCAGCTACCGTCCCGATCTCTGCGCCGTCGGCATGGTGCTCGTCGCCGAGCGGCACGCGCGCCAGGGCGTCGGCCGCCGGCTGATGCGGCATGTGGTCGCGGAATCGGGCACCACCCCGCTCACGCTGTACGCGACTCCTTACGGCCGCCCCCTGTACGAGGAGCTGGGCTTCAAGGCCATCGGCAGCTCCGAGATGGTGCGTGGGCACTTCACGGCCGGCGGACCGTCCCCCACCGTCTCCACCCGTCCGGCCACCGGGGAGGATCTCGCCACCCTCGTACGGCTCGACGAGGAGGTGTTCGGCGCCGACCGGACGCACATGATCACGCGGTTGCCCGCCTTCGCCGACCAGTTGCGCGTCGCAGAGGAAAAGGGGCGGATCATCGGTTACGCGGCTGCCTGGCCCAACATGGACACCCATGTCCTGGGTCCCCTCGTCGCCCGCGACGCGGAGACGGCGAAGGCGCTCGTCGCCTCCCTGGCCGCGCACACCGACCGCCCGCTGCGCACGGATGTCGATGTACGGCACGAGGGCCTGCTGACCTGGCTGAAGGAGCGGGGTCTCGCCTCGGTGGGCGTCAACGCGGTCATGACGTACGGCATCCCGGATCTGCCCGGCGACTGGACCCGGCGTTTCGCCCCGCTGACGGTGGCGGCGGGCTGA
- a CDS encoding GNAT family N-acetyltransferase has product MGELDIRPAVAGDVPAIVAMLADDPLGAQRESPDDLTPYLHALKRVSSDPNQHLVVAVRDGRVVGTLQLTIIPGLSRMGATRSIIEAVRIHADERGSGLGTQLIEWAVDESRRHDCQLVQLTSDATRTDAHRFYERLGFQASHVGFKRQL; this is encoded by the coding sequence ATGGGAGAACTCGACATACGGCCCGCCGTCGCGGGCGACGTCCCCGCGATCGTCGCCATGCTCGCCGACGACCCGCTCGGCGCCCAGCGTGAATCACCGGACGACCTGACGCCCTACCTGCACGCCCTCAAGCGGGTGAGCAGCGACCCGAACCAGCACCTCGTGGTCGCCGTACGCGACGGCCGGGTAGTGGGCACCCTCCAGCTCACCATCATTCCCGGACTGTCCCGCATGGGCGCCACCCGCTCCATCATCGAGGCCGTCCGCATCCATGCGGACGAACGCGGCAGCGGCCTGGGAACGCAACTCATTGAATGGGCGGTCGACGAATCCCGGCGCCACGACTGCCAGTTGGTCCAGCTGACCTCCGACGCCACCCGCACCGACGCCCACCGCTTCTACGAACGTCTCGGCTTCCAGGCGTCGCACGTGGGCTTCAAACGGCAGCTCTGA
- the dnaB gene encoding replicative DNA helicase, whose amino-acid sequence MSISEPLDDQWADSGPGDRVPASRRRGEGGRSRDEQHDRGPDSGTWDGGGSAFERVPPQDLDAEQSVLGGMLLSKDAIADVVEILKGHDFYRPAHETIYQAILDLYAKGEPADPITVAAELTKRGEITKVGGASYLHTLVQTVPTAANAEYYAQIVHERAVLRRLVEAGTRITQMGYAADGDIDEIVNSAQAEIFAVTEQRTAEDYLPLSEIMEGALDEIEAIGSRSGEMTGVPTGFTDLDQLTNGLHPGQMIIIAARPAMGKSTLALDFARAAAIKHNLPSVIFSLEMGRNEIAMRLLSAEARVALHHMRSGTMTDEDWTRLARRMPDVSAAPLYIDDSPNLSMMEIRAKCRRLKQRNDLKLVVIDYLQLMQSGSKRSESRQQEVSEMSRNLKLLAKELELPVIALSQLNRGPEQRTDKKPMVSDLRESGSIEQDADMVILLHREDAYEKESPRAGEADIIVGKHRNGPTATITVAFQGHYSRFVDMAQT is encoded by the coding sequence GTGAGCATTTCCGAGCCCTTGGACGATCAGTGGGCCGACAGCGGTCCCGGCGATCGTGTCCCCGCCTCCCGCCGACGCGGCGAGGGCGGCCGGAGCCGTGACGAGCAGCACGACAGGGGGCCGGACAGCGGCACATGGGACGGGGGTGGCTCCGCCTTCGAGCGGGTGCCGCCGCAGGACCTGGACGCCGAGCAGTCCGTCCTCGGAGGCATGCTCCTGTCCAAGGACGCGATCGCGGATGTCGTGGAGATCCTCAAGGGCCATGACTTCTACCGGCCGGCACACGAAACGATCTACCAGGCGATTCTCGACCTGTACGCGAAGGGTGAGCCGGCCGACCCCATCACGGTTGCGGCGGAGCTGACCAAGCGCGGTGAGATCACCAAGGTTGGCGGTGCCTCGTATCTGCACACGCTGGTGCAGACCGTGCCGACCGCGGCGAACGCCGAGTACTACGCGCAGATCGTGCACGAGCGGGCGGTACTGCGGCGCCTGGTGGAGGCCGGTACGCGCATCACGCAGATGGGGTACGCGGCCGACGGCGACATCGACGAGATCGTCAACAGCGCTCAGGCCGAGATCTTCGCGGTGACCGAGCAGCGCACGGCGGAGGACTATCTTCCGCTGAGCGAGATCATGGAGGGGGCGCTCGACGAGATCGAGGCGATCGGCTCACGGTCGGGGGAGATGACCGGTGTGCCGACCGGCTTCACCGATCTGGACCAGCTCACCAACGGTCTGCACCCGGGCCAGATGATCATCATCGCCGCGCGTCCCGCGATGGGTAAGTCGACGCTGGCTCTGGACTTCGCCCGAGCGGCTGCCATCAAGCACAACCTGCCCAGCGTGATCTTCTCGCTCGAGATGGGCCGCAACGAGATCGCGATGCGTCTGCTGTCCGCCGAGGCTCGGGTGGCACTGCATCACATGCGGTCGGGCACGATGACGGACGAGGACTGGACCAGGCTGGCGCGTCGTATGCCGGACGTCTCGGCCGCGCCCCTCTACATCGACGACTCGCCGAACCTGTCGATGATGGAGATCCGGGCGAAGTGCCGTCGTCTGAAGCAGCGCAATGATCTGAAACTCGTCGTCATCGACTATCTGCAGCTGATGCAGTCCGGTTCCAAGCGCTCCGAGAGCCGGCAGCAGGAGGTCTCCGAGATGTCGCGAAACCTGAAGCTGCTGGCCAAGGAGCTGGAGCTGCCGGTGATCGCGTTGTCACAGCTCAACCGTGGTCCGGAGCAGCGGACGGACAAGAAGCCCATGGTGTCCGACCTGCGTGAGTCGGGTTCGATCGAGCAGGACGCGGACATGGTGATCCTGCTGCACCGTGAGGACGCATACGAGAAGGAGTCGCCGCGCGCGGGCGAGGCGGACATCATCGTCGGCAAGCACCGTAACGGCCCCACCGCGACGATCACGGTCGCCTTCCAGGGCCACTACTCGCGGTTCGTCGACATGGCACAGACCTGA
- a CDS encoding MarR family winged helix-turn-helix transcriptional regulator, producing the protein MSATDPALTALAQGWCALSLLHGRIEAHLERALQAKHGLSVREYSLLDVLSRQHDGEGGHLQMKQVADAVVLSQSATTRLVTRLEDRGLLSRYLCPTDRRGIYTNVTEAGLKLLEEARPTNNAALREALAEAAKKPELAPLVRVVESLDVPA; encoded by the coding sequence ATGTCAGCGACGGACCCCGCGCTCACCGCCCTCGCCCAGGGCTGGTGCGCCCTCTCCCTGCTGCACGGGAGGATCGAGGCCCACCTCGAACGCGCGCTCCAGGCCAAACACGGGCTGAGCGTGCGGGAGTACTCCTTGCTGGACGTACTCAGCCGTCAGCACGACGGCGAGGGGGGTCACCTCCAGATGAAGCAGGTCGCCGACGCGGTGGTCCTCAGCCAGAGCGCCACGACCCGACTGGTGACCAGACTCGAGGACCGCGGTCTGCTCTCGCGGTATCTCTGCCCCACCGACCGCCGCGGCATCTACACCAACGTCACAGAGGCCGGCCTCAAGCTCCTGGAAGAGGCCCGTCCCACCAACAACGCCGCCCTGCGCGAAGCCCTCGCCGAGGCGGCGAAGAAGCCGGAACTGGCACCACTGGTCCGCGTCGTCGAGTCCTTGGACGTGCCGGCCTAG
- the rplI gene encoding 50S ribosomal protein L9, translating into MKIILTHEVSGLGAAGDVVDVKDGYARNYLIPRKFAIRWTKGGEKDVEQIRRARKIHEIQTIEQANQVKAQLEGVKVRLAVRSGDSGRLFGSVTPADIASAIKASGGPEVDKRRIELGAPIKTLGAHETSVRLHPEVAAKVNIEVVAA; encoded by the coding sequence ATGAAGATCATCCTCACCCACGAGGTCTCCGGCCTCGGCGCCGCGGGCGACGTCGTCGACGTCAAGGACGGGTACGCCCGCAACTACCTGATCCCGCGGAAGTTCGCGATCCGCTGGACCAAGGGTGGCGAGAAGGACGTCGAGCAGATCCGTCGCGCTCGCAAGATCCACGAGATCCAGACCATCGAGCAGGCCAACCAGGTCAAGGCCCAGCTCGAGGGCGTGAAGGTCCGCCTGGCCGTCCGCTCCGGCGACTCCGGCCGTCTCTTCGGTTCCGTCACCCCGGCCGACATCGCCTCGGCGATCAAGGCCTCCGGTGGCCCCGAGGTCGACAAGCGTCGCATCGAGCTCGGTGCGCCGATCAAGACGCTGGGCGCCCACGAGACGTCCGTGCGTCTGCACCCCGAGGTTGCCGCCAAGGTCAACATCGAGGTTGTCGCGGCCTGA
- a CDS encoding serine hydrolase domain-containing protein, translating into MTTTQEELLPTTRRALLHRIAVAQAEGRAPSLVAAVVRGGRAVWHGARSCVDGHAPDENVQYRIGSITKTFTAVLVLRLRDEGVLDLGDPLEKHLPGTGVGEVTIAELLAHTGGLAAESPGPWWERTPGTLRPELADVLGEHPLRHPVGRRFHYSNPGYTLLGALVEEVRRAPWEDVLRREVLEPLGLHRTGGRPQAPHAGGWAVHPWADVMLPEPAEDLGLMAPAGQLWSTTGDLARFAVFLAQGDERVLSAESVREMRKPAAPPETSDVVAGSAYGLGLRLQRWDSRLLVGHSGSLPGFLADLTLSVEDDVAAVVLANCTSGPAVSSLAADLVGIVAEAEPRIPEPWRPLSDVDRSVLELVGQWYWGTQGFVLRLTADGGVSLEPLSGVGRRARLRPNEDGTWTGLDGYYAGEILKAVRRADGSVSHLDLGSFVFTRQPYEQGAPVPGGVDQDGWRGIR; encoded by the coding sequence ATGACGACAACTCAGGAAGAACTGCTTCCCACAACGCGCCGGGCCCTGTTGCACCGGATCGCCGTGGCGCAGGCCGAGGGACGGGCGCCGTCACTGGTCGCGGCCGTTGTCCGGGGTGGGCGGGCGGTGTGGCACGGTGCACGATCCTGCGTGGACGGCCATGCTCCGGACGAGAACGTGCAGTACCGGATCGGGTCCATCACCAAGACGTTCACAGCGGTTCTCGTCCTGCGGCTGCGTGACGAGGGGGTTCTGGATCTGGGCGATCCGCTGGAGAAGCATCTGCCCGGCACAGGGGTGGGGGAGGTGACCATCGCCGAACTGCTCGCGCATACCGGCGGTCTCGCGGCGGAGTCGCCCGGCCCGTGGTGGGAACGGACGCCGGGAACGCTGCGGCCCGAGCTGGCGGACGTGCTGGGCGAGCATCCCTTGCGGCATCCGGTCGGGCGCAGGTTCCACTACTCCAACCCCGGCTACACGCTCCTGGGCGCGCTGGTCGAGGAGGTGCGCAGGGCGCCGTGGGAGGACGTTCTGCGGCGTGAGGTGCTGGAGCCGCTGGGGCTGCACCGGACCGGAGGTCGGCCACAGGCACCGCATGCGGGCGGCTGGGCGGTGCATCCGTGGGCGGATGTGATGCTGCCGGAGCCTGCCGAGGATCTCGGACTGATGGCTCCGGCCGGTCAACTGTGGTCGACCACCGGCGACTTGGCCCGTTTCGCTGTTTTCCTGGCGCAGGGTGACGAGCGGGTGCTGAGTGCGGAGTCCGTACGGGAGATGCGGAAGCCTGCCGCGCCGCCCGAGACGTCGGATGTGGTCGCGGGTTCGGCGTACGGTCTCGGGTTGCGGCTTCAGCGCTGGGACAGCCGTCTCCTGGTCGGGCATTCCGGTTCCCTGCCCGGGTTCCTGGCCGATCTGACGCTGAGCGTGGAGGATGACGTGGCGGCCGTCGTGCTGGCCAACTGCACGTCGGGGCCGGCTGTCTCCTCCCTTGCCGCCGACCTCGTGGGGATCGTGGCGGAGGCGGAGCCGCGGATCCCCGAGCCATGGCGGCCGCTGTCCGATGTGGACCGTTCGGTGCTGGAACTGGTGGGGCAGTGGTACTGGGGCACGCAGGGGTTCGTCCTGCGGCTGACGGCCGATGGAGGTGTCTCGCTGGAGCCGTTGTCCGGAGTGGGTCGGCGAGCGCGTCTGCGGCCCAACGAGGACGGCACCTGGACGGGACTGGACGGCTACTACGCGGGGGAGATTCTGAAAGCGGTACGGCGGGCGGACGGATCGGTGAGCCACCTGGACCTCGGGTCGTTCGTGTTCACGCGCCAGCCGTACGAGCAGGGTGCTCCTGTACCCGGCGGTGTGGACCAGGACGGATGGAGGGGGATCCGGTAG
- a CDS encoding MFS transporter: protein MPLALLALAIGAFGIGTTEFVIMGVLPEVAGDFGVSIPTAGLLVTGYALGVMFGAPIMTALGTKVPRKRMLMLLMGLFVVGNLLSAVAPVFGLMLVGRVVASLAHGAFFGIGSVVAADLVAPEKKAGAIAMMFSGLTIANVVGVPLGTLVGQSAGWRVTFTLVAALGVVGLLGVAKLVPEMPKPEGAHLRHELAAFKNAQVLLAMAMTVLGFGGVFAAITYIAPMMTHVTGFADGSVTWLLVLFGLGMVGGNLIGGKYADRALMPMLYVSLGGLALVLALFTVTAHTKALAAVTIVLIGALGFATVPPLQKRVLDHAHGAPTLASAANIGAFNLGNALSAWLGGLVIAAGLGYTAPNWVGAVLAVSALLLAFLSAALERREAAPSTVVAGATPSERRTAVRP from the coding sequence ATGCCCCTCGCTCTTCTGGCCCTCGCCATCGGAGCCTTCGGGATCGGAACCACAGAGTTCGTGATCATGGGTGTGCTGCCCGAGGTCGCGGGCGATTTCGGGGTCTCCATCCCCACCGCCGGGTTGCTCGTGACCGGCTATGCCCTGGGAGTGATGTTCGGCGCTCCGATCATGACGGCGCTCGGTACCAAGGTCCCCCGCAAGCGGATGCTGATGCTTCTGATGGGCCTGTTCGTCGTGGGCAATCTGCTGTCCGCCGTCGCCCCGGTCTTCGGACTGATGCTGGTGGGTCGGGTGGTGGCCTCTCTGGCCCACGGCGCGTTCTTCGGCATCGGCTCGGTGGTCGCCGCCGATCTGGTCGCACCGGAGAAGAAGGCCGGCGCCATCGCCATGATGTTCAGCGGTCTGACGATCGCCAACGTCGTCGGTGTCCCGCTCGGCACACTCGTCGGACAGTCAGCAGGCTGGCGGGTCACCTTCACGCTGGTCGCGGCGCTCGGCGTGGTCGGGCTGCTGGGAGTCGCGAAGCTCGTGCCCGAGATGCCGAAGCCCGAGGGCGCGCATCTGCGCCATGAGCTGGCCGCCTTCAAGAACGCGCAGGTGCTGCTCGCGATGGCGATGACCGTGCTCGGCTTCGGCGGTGTGTTCGCGGCCATCACGTACATCGCGCCGATGATGACCCATGTCACCGGCTTCGCCGACGGCTCGGTCACATGGCTGCTCGTTCTCTTCGGCCTCGGCATGGTCGGCGGGAACCTCATCGGGGGCAAGTACGCGGACCGTGCCCTGATGCCGATGCTGTATGTGTCACTGGGCGGTCTCGCCCTCGTGCTCGCGCTGTTCACCGTCACCGCGCACACCAAGGCGCTCGCCGCCGTCACGATCGTGCTGATCGGCGCTCTCGGGTTCGCAACCGTGCCGCCCCTGCAGAAGCGGGTACTGGACCACGCGCACGGCGCTCCTACCCTCGCCTCCGCAGCGAACATCGGTGCCTTCAACCTCGGCAATGCCCTGTCGGCCTGGCTCGGTGGCCTGGTCATCGCCGCCGGACTCGGCTACACCGCCCCCAACTGGGTCGGCGCCGTCCTCGCCGTGTCCGCCCTGCTGCTGGCGTTCCTCTCCGCGGCACTGGAGCGCCGGGAGGCGGCCCCGAGCACGGTTGTGGCGGGCGCCACGCCCAGCGAACGGCGCACCGCAGTGCGCCCCTGA
- the rpsR gene encoding 30S ribosomal protein S18, producing MAKPPVRKPKKKVCAFCKDKVTYVDYKDTNMLRKFISDRGKIRARRVTGNCTQHQRDVATAVKNSREMALLPYTSTAR from the coding sequence ATGGCGAAGCCGCCTGTGCGCAAGCCGAAGAAGAAGGTCTGCGCATTCTGCAAGGACAAGGTCACGTACGTGGACTACAAGGACACGAACATGCTGCGGAAGTTCATTTCCGACCGCGGCAAGATCCGTGCCCGTCGCGTGACCGGCAACTGCACGCAGCACCAGCGTGACGTCGCCACGGCCGTCAAGAACAGCCGTGAGATGGCGCTGCTGCCCTACACGTCCACCGCGCGCTAA